Sequence from the Fibrobacter sp. UWH6 genome:
CATGGGAACTGTCGTTTTGATGGATACGATATATTGAATGGTGAGTCTGATAATGTCTTGTGCTTGTTGAATGACATGCTTCAGGATAGCCGATTTAAGGACTTCCATTTTTTTGTGGTTTATTATCATAAAGATCGTTTAAAATCATATCAAAAATATTGTGAAGCGTTTCATTTAGATCGAATTCATTTTGTGCTAGCTTCCGAAAAAATTTCTGTTATGAAAGCTGTTTTTAAATGTTATACGATTTTTACAGATACAGATTTCACTCGCATTTGTTATCGAGTGTCGACTCAACGTGTTGTGTGCCTTAATTATTTTGGAGGATTGATAAAAAATGAGTTTTTCCGAATAGAAGAAATGGGCGGTTATAAAAGTATGATACGTGAACAAAATAAGATGCATTATCTTTTTGATTACCATTTGTCTATTTCAGACATTTGTTCAAAATTTATTGCCTTAGACAACTGCCATTATTATGGTAATTTCTTGTCGTTAGGTTTTCCTCGCAATGATGTCTTGTTTAAGGACCACTTGAATCTGAAAAGTGAAATTGAAAAAATTGTTGGTTTTAAGTTCAAAAAAATAATTACTTATGTTCCAACGCATCGAGATTATGAAAATAGTAAACGATCTTTTTATAACGAAAAAAACGAATCTCCACGATCAATATGGGGACATGTGTGCGAAAGTGATTTGGTATTGCTTGAAAAAATGCTTGAGGAAACAGAAACTCTTGTTGTTGCCAAAGTTCATCCTGTGCAACAAGCGCAAACATCTGTGATTGTAAAGAAATCAAGTAGACATGTGCTTTTTTATAGTGATTTAGTTGAGAATGTTAAAACAAGTTTAAATCCTCTCCTTGCTATATCGGATAGTATCATTACAGATTACACCACAACCGTATATGATTTTCTATACCTAAATCGTCCTATTATTTATTATTTCTATGATTATGAACAATATCGCTCAACAAGAGGTTTTTTTGTTGATCCTATTGAACCGATTTGTGCTGGCCATATAACTTATAATATGCAAGAATTGATTCTTGCAATTCAAGACATATGTTTAGGAAAAGACCCTGAAAGGGAAAAAAGGCTTGTTCTTCAAAAAATGTTCATTAAGTATTTGGATAATAAAGCCTGTACTCGCATCAAAGAATATTTTTTTCGAGATAATTAAATGCAGTTGTCGCCTATATACCTATTGTTATTGACGTTAGCATCGGTGTTTGCATTTTTTTATAAGAATAAAATGCTGGCCTGGGCGCTGTGTGTTTTCATGTTCGTCCTTGCTGTTTTTCGTGGGGTTGAAGTTGGTACGGATTGTCTGGGCTATCAAAAAGATTATTATATCATAAAAAGCGTTTTTGACGGAAATAAAATATTTCATTCTTTTGAAATCGGCTTTGTCGGATTAATAGCCCTGTTTAAACAGTATGTGACTAGTTTGTATTTGCCATTTGTTTCGGTGCTTTTCTGTGTATTTTGGTTTGGATTTTTAAAATTCATCAAATATTACAATATTCCACTAAGCTTGGCTTTATTCTTTCTGTTAACCCAATCTCATTATTTTTATGCATACAATATTATGCGACAGATGATGGCCTTGGGATTAATTGTATCTGTTATTTCTTGGCTTTATGAAAAAAAATATGTCAAGTTTTGTTTGTATGTTATCATTGTTAGTATGCTTTTCCATAAAAGCTCTATAATATTTGCTTTTTTATGTGTTATTCATCATTATTATCATAAATGTCCAAAATTCTTCTCAAAGAAGAATATGTACATTGCTGTAATTTTGTCGTTCTTGTTCTTTTTCACGGCCGATCAGACATCGATGGGAATGTTGGCTTCAATGGCAGGCTTGTTCTATAGTCGATATGAACAATATTTACTGGGATCGATTGGAACCGGGGTGGAAACAGGCTATTTGTTCATGGGTTGTCAGTCTCTATTTGTGCTGGCCTTGATTTTTTTGTATAATAATAATGAACGCAATAAATTTGAATTTATTGTCTATATTACGGGAATTGTTATATTCAACGTATTAAGCGCGATATCGGTTGTAGCGACCCGTGTTGCAGAGAGTTTCCTGATATTTAACACAGTGTTATTTCCTATGCTGATGTTGGACAAGACCAACAAACGTTTGAAATGGATTAGAATTGTAATTGTTGTTGTATCTCTTGTTTTGTTTTTCTATAGGTATGGAGTCAAGAATGATGGTCTTGTGAATCCATATTATTTTGAATCAAGGTTTGAGGAGTGATATGTCTGGTATTGAGTATTCCTTCATTGTTCCTCATCATAATAACCCTGAATTGCTGAATCGATTGATTGCGTCGATTCCTTTGCGTGATGATGTAGAAATCATCGTTGTCGATGATAATAGTGATGAAGCGAAAAAGCCTGTAGAATTAAGAAGTGATTGTAGATTTTTGAAACTTTCGTCTTCTGATTCGATGGGGGCTGGAAAAGCACGCAATGTCGGATTGGATCATGCGAATGGAAGGTGGTTGCTGTTTGCTGATTGTGATGACTGTTATGAAGAGGGCTTTTTGAATGTTTTGGATAATTACGTCAATTCAGAAATAGACATCCTATATTACGATGTTTTTTATGCGTGGGATCCTGTTCAGAAAAAGGAACGCTGGCCTCAGAAATATAGCGTGGCTATAGCTAATTATTTGAAAGATAGAAGTAGCGTTTATTGGCAAAAAATGGTCAAGCATGTTATCCAGGGACCATGGAATTTCATGATCCGAAGAGAATACGTCCTTGGAATAAACGCGCGATTTGAGGAAGTCCCTAAGGGAAACGACGCGTACTTCCATCATTACGTTGCGATGAATACGAATCGTTTTGAAATTGTTGAAAATAAAATCTACTATTGGCTATGGAATGAAGGGGGGATAACGGGGAAAAAAAGGTCTAAGGATGCTTATCTTTCTGAGATTCCTCATAATGCAAAATTGCTAAATATGAGAGCTGAAGCGGGTGCCTGGAATACGATTCCCCCTTTTTATAAGGGCTTTGGAAAAGTGAAATCAGATTGTGGAATTTTCTTTTCTGTAAAATGGCTTTGCCTGAATTTCTTTTCAGAAGTTCCTTGGTTTAGAGTGTGGCTTGAACGAAAGAAAATGGAGCTGCGAAAATGAAGAAACACGTTTTTATGATTTTGGCTCATAATAATCCTGAGTATTTAAATCGTATGGTTTCGATGCTTGATGCTCCCAATCATTTTTTTATCGTCCATATTGATAAAAAAAACGAATTGCTTTTGGAGCACTCTGCAATCACCCTTTTAAAAGAAAAGAAAAACTGCACTGTGTTTAGTGAGGTTTCCGTAAATTGGGGGGGACTCACTCAGGTTCTTGCGACATTGGCTTTGGTTAGAAAGGCTTTGAACTCTGAAGACCATTACGATTATTTCCACTTGATTTCGGGATGCGACCTTCCCTTGGTTTCTGCAACCGAAATGGATAGAATGGTTGAAAATGATTCAATTAAAGGCTATGTGGGCCTGGTTGAGATGGACTGGAGCGGACTGCGGAAGTTGTCGAGTAGATATAGACTGTTCCATTTTAACGACTTTGCTGACCGAAGAAACCATAATTTGAAAACAATCCTTTGCCGTTCCATTGAAATGGCGGAAAAAGTTTTTTCAAAGATCGGTGTTTATCCAAGATGTGATTTAAAAATGCCTGTATATAAGGGCTCTCAGTGGTGGTCTTTAAGTCGTGATGTTATTTGCTACGTAGATGATTTCTTAAAGGATCATCCGAAATACATAAAAAGATTCCAGTGGACGTCTTGCATTGATGAAATCTTTTTTCATACAATTGTATTCAACAGTCCGTTTGCTAGCGTGATTGAAAAAAATAATCATCGCTATATAGACTGGAGAAAGCTATCGAAAAAAGACAAACCTCCTCGAATACTCACCGAGGATGCAATTCCTGAAATTGAAAAAGGGTGTTTTTGGTTTGCTAGAAAAACTGATCCAAAAAAATCAGAGTTGTTGATAAAGTATTTTGAAGAGAAAGTGAAAGGCTAGATGGAAAATAAAACTCCTAATATTGAATATACGGTCAAAAATAATATTTGTACGGGTTGTGGTGTTTGCCAGGGGGCCTGTCTCTCTGGTGCAATTTCCATGATTGTAATCAATGGAGAATTTAGACCATCAGTAGATTTGAGTAAATGCAATAACACAAAGGGATGCCATCGTTGCTTTGATGTATGTCCTGGTGTTGGGATTAATTTGCAGGAGCAGGCTGGTAAAATATTTACTGATGATGGTGTTCAGGAAAATAAATACATTGGCAGATTCTTGAATTGTTATGTGGGACACAGTAATGATCAGGATTTGAGATACCATGCCGCAAGTGGGGGAACTTTAAGTCAATTTTTAATCTGGTTACTAGAAAATGACAAAATTGATGGTGCTGTTGTCACAAGGTTTGAAAAGGAGTCCCTTTTAAAAGTTAAAACGTTTATTGCAAAGACTAAGGCGGAAATTCTTTCTGCTAAAAGCTCCAAATATGCACCGACCTCATTGTATGGGATTGTTGCTGAATTAAAGGCTGAACAAAAAAAACGTTTTGTTGTTGTTGGTGTACCCTGTCAAATTGAAGGTATGCGTAAATTGCTTACGGTTGACAAAAAACTGCAAGAAAAAGTATGCGGTTTGATTTCTGTATATTGCTCTGGGTCACGAACCTTTAATTTTACAGAATATGTGCTGAAGGAACGAAATATTGACTTGGATAAATTGAATTATCTTGCTTATCGAGATAATGGTTGTTTGGGTGGCTTGGTAGCAAAAGGTGAAAACATAGACTTTTATGAGGATTATCAAAGCTATAGCCATCCATTACGATCAATGTTTTTCCCAAGACGTTGTGTTTTATGCGCTGACCATTTTGGCGAATTGAGCGATGTTTCTTTTGGTGACATTCACATAGCTCCATATTCTGAAGACAAAATTGGTGTTAACTCTGTTGTTGTCAGAACTACGAAATGGGGAGAATTGCTTGAAAATGCAAAAAAATCTGGTGCACTAACTTTAGAAAATTTGGATTCTGCAAAATTGATTGAGTCTCAAATTATGTCTAAGGTAAAAAAAAATCGTAATGTTTCTTTTGGAATGCTTCTAAAAAAACTTGGAAAGACTGCTCCTGATTTTGGGGCGGCGTATGATGCCCGAGTGGGTTTGAAAACTATTTTAAATTATGCTCAAATTCGTCTTCAACAGTTTATCGGTCGTCATAAAAGGCTTTGGTTTCTAATTCCCTTCTTAAAGGCTAAGGTTAAGATTTACTAATGAAAAAAATTGGCTGTGTAATCGCTTATCGCAAGGGGCATACCAATTACGGTACCGCCTTGGTTGGCTATGCTCTTTTGAAGAAAATCCTGCAGCTTGGTTTTCAGGTAGAAGTGATAAATTATGTAAAGAGATTATCTGTAAAACAGAAAGTTGCTTTTGTTTTGAATGCGATTTTGTGCGGTGAGCTTAAGTGCATTGTAGAGCGCTTGACTTCGAAACGGGTGATGAAAAAATATCCCCGTTATGCAGCAGGAATTAAAGAACGAACTGCAATTGTTGAGGCATACAAAGAAAAAAAGTTGATTCCTCTTTTTAGGGATTTTGTAGGATATTCAGCTTTACACGAAGGCTCGAAACAATATGATGCCGTTGTCGTTGGCAGCGATCAGGTTTGGACTCCTATGTCTTTGCCTAATAAATTCTTTAACTTGTTGTTTGTGAGCGATTCTGTTCGCAAGGTCGCTTATGCCTCTAGTTTTGGAGTTAGTGTAATTCCGAATTTCCAGAAAGAGGCCACAGGCAAATACCTCGATCGCTTCTATAAAATTGGTGTTCGTGAGCAAAAGGGGAAGGAAATCGTAGATTCTTTGAGCCATCAGGTCGCTCAAGTCGTTGCCGATCCAACAATGCTTTTGAATGCAGAAGAATGGCGCGAAGAAATTTTTGCTGAGCCTCAACAAGTTGGCGAACCATATATTTTCTGCTATTTCCTGGGCAACAATCAAGAGGCTCGCAAGGCTGCAAATGAATTGAAGGCAAAAACCGGTTTCAAGATTGTAACGTTGCGTCATATGGACGAATATGTTCCCGAAGATGAATCTTTTGGTGATGAAGCTCCTTATGATGTGGATCCCGATGGATTCCTACGGTTAATTCATAATGCCTCCTATGTTTGCACGGATTCATTTCATTGTTCAGTATTCAGCATTCAGTTCCATAAGCAATTCATGACGTTCTATCGTTTTGCTCAAGGTGCAGCAACGGGACGTAATTCTCGAATCGATTCGCTGTTTAGCGTTTTGGGAATCAATCGTAATCGCCTTTATCAAGGGGATGTCTTTAAAATTGATGAAGCTGTTGACTGGAATGTCGTTGATGAAAAGTTAAGATCGTTGAGGGAAGAAAGTATTCGTTTCCTGCGAGAATCTTTGTCATGATTATGAGAACCTTGGCTTTATTCCTGATTTTATTCCATTGTACTTTTGCGCAATGGAATAGTTGGAGTGATGCTTCAACGGTTCGTAAAAATTTATTGAAGGCTGCGAAAGAAGGGAAAACTTACTTTAGTCAGTTTCATGTTTATGATGCAAGAAGTGAGCGGAACCATTTTTCTTCGGGATATAAAGAGGCTACTGGCGAGGACCTTTTTGTTTATGGTTTGGATTTCTATTACGCCACTGGCACGTACTTTGATTCAACCTATAAAGCCGATAATCGAAAGAGAATTATTGAAATCGTAAGAAAAATGTGGAAGGATAATGGTGCGATTCCTTCTTTTTCGTGGCATTTGGAAAACCCGTATGTACCGTCTGATTTTGATAATTATATGGGATGTCGATACAGGAAAAGTTCTCAGGTTCCCGATTATCCTGCAAAACATAGATATGTGATTCGAGAAATTTTGGAAGGAACTGGTGATACATGTGGCTATGGCAGATTTCGCTCAAAGGATGACTTCGCTAATGTTTACGAAACTCCAGCGAAGTGGTTTGATGCAAGAATAAAAGAGGTTGCTTCAATACTAAATGAATTGGTCGATGATGATGGCAAACCAATACCGATGATAATTCGTCTATGGCATGAGATGGAGGATGATTGGATGTGGTGGGGCCGAAGCAGTGTATCTCCAAAGGATTATAAGGCTTTTTTTGTTTTAACAGAGAAAAGTATAAAACAGTATGCTCAGCGGGCTCAGATTCTTTGGGGATATGGGCCAGACCGACATTGGAAAGAATCTGATTTCTTTAAATGGTATCCTGGTGACGAATATGTTGATATAATTGGTTTTGATGACTATTCTATCGGGAGGGATGAAACTGATTTTCAGAATGTGATTAAAAGAGCTCAGTTTGTGTCGCGTGAGGCTGAAAAAAAAGGTAAAGTTGCAGCTCTTTTTGAAACAGACAATAAAGATTCCTCTACAACGAATATATTTTTTAGGTATCGATTGAAAAGATTGTTGCAAACGAATGGGGTGCGGTTGAGCTTGGTTCAGTTATGGTCTACAAGTAAAATTTCAAACGAGGCGCAGAGAGTAGACCGACTTGAATTTCTGAGTAATAATGCTATCATTATAAAAAGAAAGGGTGAATGATTTTTATGCAGAATGTTATCATGTGCTGCTCCACATTGAACACCAAGGGTGGGATGGTCAGTGTGACGAAAAATTACCTCAGTTATTCAAATTGGGGTGATTATAGGATTGATTTTATTCCAACCCATTTTGACACAAAAAAGTGGGTGCTCTTGATTTTTTTTGCCATTCAATTTGCAAAAATTTTGTTTGCAGTAAAAACACGCAAGTACAATATCGCTCATCTGCACACTGCGGAACGTGGTAGCTTTTGGAGAAAGTCCATGTTGATGAAATTTTTTCATCGTCATGGAATAAAAGTAATTTTGCATCATCATGCCGCTGAATTTGAAGATTTTTATGCAAAGTGCTCTGAACTGCAAAAAGAGAAAATAAGGAAAACTCTTGCTGAAGCGGATTTGAATATTGTTCTTAGTGAACGATTGATTTCCATGATAAAGGATAAAGAACCTTCCGCTAGAGTTGAAGTTCTTTATAATGCAGTTCCTTCCTATGAAAAAAATCCATATTCGTTAGAAGCTCGTAATGTGCTATTTATGGGTCGTCTTGGTGTGCGCAAAGGTACATTTGACTTGATTGAGGCTATCAAACGGCTTGATGACAAGATTCCTGAAGATGTCAAGTTCTATCTGTGTGGAGACATGGGTGAAAATGAGGTGAGGGCTAAAGTCAAAGAACTTGGCGTTGAACACAGGATTGCTCATGTTGGCTGGATTGATGGTGCTCAAAAAAAAGATTTCATTAGTAAATCTATGATTAACTGTTTGCCTTCTTATAATGAAGGTCTTCCAATGACTATTCTGGAAACCATGGCTGCTGGCATTCCGAATATTTCCACGAACATTGCTTCGATTCCCGAAGTTATAATGGATGGGGAAAATGGCTTTCTTATTGAACCGGGGGATGTTGATGCTCTAACGGAAAAATTGCTTCATTTGATAGTTGATGAAAAGCTACGTAGTGATTTCAGTGAAAAATCTTATAATTTGATAAAAAATAACTTTTCTATTGATTCAAATATTATTAAATTAAAAGAGATTTTCAGAAATCTTTAGGAGCAATGTGAAGTTTATTCGTTTTTTAAATACCGATATTTTGGCGATAACTCAAGAGGACCTTCTTCGGGATTTGAAGAAAGGTGTACTTTTTACTCCAAATTTGGATCATTTAGTAAAACTTCAAAAAGATCGTGATTTTTATGAGGCGTATCAACAAGCAGAATGGATTGTTTGTGATAGCATGGTTCTCTATTTTTGTTCAAAATTCTTGAAAAACAAGTTGCCAGATGTTGTTCCTGGTTCAAGTTTTTTCACAGAATTTTACAGATATCATGCTGCCGATGAAAATTGCAAAATTTTCTTACTTGGTGCGATGGATGGTGTTGCTGAAAAAGCGAAAGCAAAAATCAATGCTGCCGTTGGACGTGAAATTATTGTAGGAGCACACTCCCCAAGTTTTGGCTTTGAAAGAAAACTTGATGAGATTGAAAATATCATACAGATTGTTAATGAAAGTGGAGCTAATGTAGTTCTTGTTGGAGTGGGCGCTCCGAAACAGGAAAAGTTTATAATGAAGTACAAGGATCGCATGCCTGGGGTTGATATTTGGATGGCTCTTGGAGCTACCATTGACTTTGAAGCGGGGAATATTTCTAGAGCTCCTATTTTTATGCAGAAATGCGCAATGGAATGGCTTTATAGATTCTTTAAAGAACCCAAAAGAATGTTTCGTAGATATTTTTTGGATGATTTGAAATTTTTTTGGCTTTTCTTGAAACAAATTTTGGGTGTGTACAAAAATCCGTTCAAAACGTAAGGATTTTTCGTACCCTTTGACAAAAAGTTGCTACAGCTTATTAAACAGTTCGTCCAGTTCCTGGATTCTGTTCCTGTAGCTTTGCTTTAGCATGAGTATGGCTTCGTCGAATGATTTGCTTTCGTCTCCGATAATGCCGTCGTTGATTTTTATGGGCCACATTTTGTTGTTGCGTTCGTTCGATTTGCTGATGTATGTATGAAGCGAATCGATAAAGCTGTCCATCTGGCCGAACTTTTCCTTGTACTTGTTCCACTGCTCGATGACTACTTCCTTGTAGCGGGTCTTCTTGAGCAGGGCTTTGTTCCACATGGCCTTTTCGAGCTTTATTCCGCTGATGGTGGAGGAGAATGTTTCCCAGTCGAAGTCCCAGACGGGGCCAGCGGTTAGCTTGGTCGTTGCGTCCTTGTGCATGTAGAAGCTTTTGGGGTGCTTGGGCTCTGTGTTTGTCGCGACTTCGTAGATAATCCAATACAGCGCCATGCTTTTTAGGTCGATGTAGTCTTCCGGATTCAGCAGGGATTCGTTATCGTAAAGGGCGGTCTCGAGGGTGTTTACGTAATTTTGTATGTACTCCTGTTGTTCTGCGGAGAGGTCTTCGAGATCGGGATCTTTGATCGTTGCGGGAATATTTCGGTATTTTGTTTTGAAGATGTTTTCCTTGTTGTTCTTGTCGAATTCCAGCAGGTAGGCGTTATTTCTTAGACCGAGTCGATTTTTCGAAAGTTCGATTTTTTCACAGAGGTAGTAGTTGCCCAGGAATTTCCTGTTGAGGTAGACTTCAACGAAACGGCCTGATGGCGTCCATCCGATTTCTGTGAATCTGGCGATTTCTAAGGCCAGTGCGTTTCTGATGAGGGTGCGGTCGCGATAGTTTGCCAGCAGTACCCACTTTTTTGCCTTGGGCATGCCGAACAGTGACGTTTTTTCGTTGAATTTTATGGCGTAGGGCTTCTTGACGTAGGTCCAGGTTGTGTTGCCGCGGCCTTTAATCGTCAGTTCCATGATTTCACTTTCTGGTGCGTTTTCGCCCCAGATTTGAAACTTTGCTGGAATCTCTGTTTCGCGATCTTTGATTGCTCGGAAATTTTCAGTTTCAATGACAATCCTAGGAATTCCTGCGTATGGATATTCAGAGTCATCTAGGGGGAGATATTCTTTTGGATTTTTAGAACAGAGATTTTTGTTTATAACAATGGATCCATTGTTACATTCATACATGATTTGTGAAGAATCTTTCGATTCTGACAAATCTCCGACGGTGGAATCTTTTGATTCTGGGCGAATTGTGACGATAGAATCTTCTGGAACTAGGTCTATCCATCGATACCCATTACAGTATTGTTTCTTGCCGAGTTTTGAATCATCAATGATTTCGCCGTAGCGATCGCCATCGCAAGCGTAAAATTTCCCGCTGAGCTCAAATTCATTTGAGTCGGATGAAAAGTCTGAACACCCGTTTAAAATCAAGAAAAAGAAAGCAATCAGTAGATAGGAAAACCTCATTTTATACGTTCGCTATAATCTGGTTTTCACAGTTAATGCTGTTACGTTCTACATTGTTCCACACCACGCAATCTTTTATTATTGCATCCTTAAGAATGCAATTGTCTCCGATGGTTACATTGGGACCTATAGTAGAATTTTCGATACGGCAATTCTTGCCAATATGGCAGGGAGGTATGATTGCGTTGTGATTATTCAATTCCGCAGTGTTTTGATCAATAGTACCTGATAGACGATTGTTCAGTAACCAAGTGTTCGTTTCAATCAGGGTTTCCGGTAAACCGCAGTCTAGCCATTCTTTTACAGGGGCCGTACGGAATTTGCAGCCCTCTTCAATCATCATCTGCAATGCATCTGTCAGTTGCAGTTCGCCTTTGGTTCGGATATCATTATCCATGAGGTGTTGCAAGGCTGTTTTTAGCGCCTTTACATCTTTGATGTAGTAGATGCCGACTATGGCTTCGTTACTTACGAATTCTTGGGGTTTCTCTACAAGACGTTGGATGTTACCGTTGGTGTCGGTGACTGCTACGCCAAATCGGCGGGGGTCGGCGACTTTGTAGGTGAATAGAATGTTACTGGATTCTTCGCTTCGCTCAGAATGACGTACAGGATTGAGTATGCTAAGGTCGGCGTCAAAGAGGGTGTCGCCTAGGATGATGAGTAGGGGCTCATCGTTGACATAGGGGAGGGCTAAGCTGATGGCTTGACCTAGCCCCTGGGGGTCGCTCTGGAGAATGGCGCGTGTTTTGCCCCAGTTTGGTTTGCTTTCCAGATACTGATCCATTTTCTCGGCTTTATAGCCGGTAATGAAGATTGTTTCGGAGGGATTGAGCTTTAAAGCGTCTTCTACGATCCAGTCAATAATAGTTTTTCCGCCTACGGGAAGCAAACACTTTGGCAACTCGTTTGTGTACGGT
This genomic interval carries:
- a CDS encoding sugar phosphate nucleotidyltransferase, which codes for MKVILPVAGKGERMRPYTNELPKCLLPVGGKTIIDWIVEDALKLNPSETIFITGYKAEKMDQYLESKPNWGKTRAILQSDPQGLGQAISLALPYVNDEPLLIILGDTLFDADLSILNPVRHSERSEESSNILFTYKVADPRRFGVAVTDTNGNIQRLVEKPQEFVSNEAIVGIYYIKDVKALKTALQHLMDNDIRTKGELQLTDALQMMIEEGCKFRTAPVKEWLDCGLPETLIETNTWLLNNRLSGTIDQNTAELNNHNAIIPPCHIGKNCRIENSTIGPNVTIGDNCILKDAIIKDCVVWNNVERNSINCENQIIANV
- a CDS encoding CotH kinase family protein; this encodes MELTIKGRGNTTWTYVKKPYAIKFNEKTSLFGMPKAKKWVLLANYRDRTLIRNALALEIARFTEIGWTPSGRFVEVYLNRKFLGNYYLCEKIELSKNRLGLRNNAYLLEFDKNNKENIFKTKYRNIPATIKDPDLEDLSAEQQEYIQNYVNTLETALYDNESLLNPEDYIDLKSMALYWIIYEVATNTEPKHPKSFYMHKDATTKLTAGPVWDFDWETFSSTISGIKLEKAMWNKALLKKTRYKEVVIEQWNKYKEKFGQMDSFIDSLHTYISKSNERNNKMWPIKINDGIIGDESKSFDEAILMLKQSYRNRIQELDELFNKL